A genomic region of Gossypium hirsutum isolate 1008001.06 chromosome D01, Gossypium_hirsutum_v2.1, whole genome shotgun sequence contains the following coding sequences:
- the LOC121213731 gene encoding pyruvate dehydrogenase (acetyl-transferring) kinase, mitochondrial, producing the protein MAAKKASESFSKTLIEEVHKWGCMKQTGVSLRYMMEFGSKPTQRNLLISGQFLHKELPIRIARRAIELESLPYGLSEKPAVLKVRDWYLDSFRDLRSFPEIKNTNDEREFTQMIKAIKVRHNNVVPMMALGVQQLKKGMDPKIVYEDLDEIHQFLDRFYMSRIGIRMLIGQHVELHNPNPPLHCVGYIHTKMSPVEVAQNASEDARCICLREYGSAPEVNIYGDPKFTFPYVPTHLHLMVFELVKNSLRAVQERYMDSDGVVPPIRIIVADGIEDVTIKVSDEGGGIPRSGLPKIFTYLYSTARNPLDEYSDLGTADTVTMAGYGYGLPISRLYARYFGGDLQIISMEGYGTDAYLHLSRLGDSQEPLP; encoded by the exons ATGGCGGCTAAGAAGGCGAGTGAATCTTTCTCCAAGACCTTAATTGAGGAAGTTCACAAATGGGGTTGCATGAAACAGACAGGCGTTAGCTTGAGGTACATGATGGAGTTTGGGTCTAAGCCTACTCAACGAAACTTGTTGATTTCGGGTCAGTTTCTCCATAAGGAGCTTCCTATTAGAATTGCCCGAAGAGCAATTGAGCTTGAGAGCCTCCCTTATGGTCTTTCTGAGAAGCCTGCTGTTTTGAAG GTGAGAGACTGGTATTTGGATTCCTTTCGTGACTTAAGATCTTTTCCCGAGATCAAGAATACCAATGATGAGAGGGAATTTACACAAATGATTAAGGCTATCAAGGTGAGACACAACAATGTGGTCCCTATGATGGCTTTGGGGGTTCAACAGTTGAAGAAAGGCATGGATCCAAAGATCGTTTATGAGGATCTTGATGAGATTCATCAGTTTCTAGATAGATTTTACATGTCAAGAATTGGAATCCGTATGCTTATTG GGCAGCATGTGGAGCTGCATAACCCTAATCCTCCTCTGCATTGTGTGGGCTATATACACACAAAAATGTCTCCGGTGGAGGTGGCTCAAAATGCTAGTGAGGATGCTCGCTGTATTTGTTTGCGGGAGTATGGTAGTGCTCCTGAAGTTAATATCTATGGTGATCCCAAATTTACTTTCCC CTATGTTCCAACACACTTGCATCTTATGGTATTTGAGTTGGTCAAAAACTCCTTGCGTGCTGTCCAAGAGCGTTATATGGATTCGGATGGAGTTGTGCCACCTATTCGAATAATAGTTGCTGACGGAATTGAGGATGTAACCATAAAG GTCTCTGATGAGGGGGGTGGCATACCAAGAAGCGGTCTTCCCAAGATTTTCACATACCTATACAGCACTGCCAGAAACCCATTGGACGAGTACTCAGATCTGGGAACAGCTGATACAGTAACCATGGCTGGATATGGTTATGGGCTACCAATAAGCCGCTTGTATGCTCGATATTTTGGAGGAGATCTTCAAATTATCTCCATGGAAGGATATG